The following proteins are encoded in a genomic region of Primulina huaijiensis isolate GDHJ02 chromosome 3, ASM1229523v2, whole genome shotgun sequence:
- the LOC140974408 gene encoding proline dehydrogenase 2, mitochondrial-like — protein sequence MTTRSVHPKVLHALPSFFRRLNSAAQSSISAVPAFNLKPETTASKQDTITHTDPCDRAINIDDSDKIFSTVSTSKLIKSSIILHMAAIEPMVDFGMWVLNSKLMGSPPVKKIVFEAIEHSFYDHFCAGKGLKEVGGTVERLWDSGLRAMLDYGLEHATSNEDCDRNLEQFFLTVESAKSHPGSSVSFIVLKITAICPPSLLKRVSDLLRWEHKDKSLHLPWKLKTLPLFSDSSPFYHTPRSPEPLTPEEESNLRLAHERLTKLCIKCIEANVPLLIDAEDTSIQPGIDYLSYSAATEYRKNDDGPLIFNTVQAYLRDSKERLVVAKKSADVMGVSVGFKLVRGAYLSTERQLASSLGVKSPIHDTIQQTHACYNDCAAFMLQEICNGSGSVVLATHNVESGKLAASKAIDLRLEKGSQNLQFGQLYGMADALSFGLRNAGFRVSKYLPFGPIEQIMPYLLRRAEENRGLLSTSSLDRQLMRKELIRRLTPRFS from the exons ATGACCACCCGTAGCGTCCACCCAAAGGTTCTCCACGCGCTCCCCTCCTTCTTCCGCCGCCTCAACTCCGCCGCGCAGTCCTCCATCTCCGCCGTCCCCGCGTTCAACCTCAAGCCGGAAACCACCGCCTCCAAACAGGACACGATCACCCACACCGACCCATGCGACAGAGCAATCAATATCGATGATTCCGATAAGATTTTCTCGACGGTCTCCACCTCAAAGCTGATCAAATCATCGATCATTCTTCACATGGCCGCGATTGAGCCTATGGTCGATTTCGGCATGTGGGTTCTGAATTCGAAGCTCATGGGGTCTCCCCCGGTGAAGAAAATCGTGTTCGAAGCAATCGAACATTCGTTTTACGATCATTTCTGCGCGGGGAAAGGTTTGAAGGAGGTGGGAGGAACTGTGGAGAGACTTTGGGATTCTGGACTTAGAGCTATGCTGGATTATGGTTTGGAACACGCAACCAGTAACGAGGATTGTGATCGGAATTTGGAGCAATTTTTTCTAACAGTTGAATCTGCTAAATCGCACCCTGGTTCTTCT GTTAGTTTTATTGTGTTGAAGATTACAGCAATTTGTCCTCCTAGTTTGCTCAAGAGGGTGAGTGATCTATTAAGATGGGAACACAAGGATAAATCCTTGCATCTTCCATGGAAGCTCAAAACTTTACCCCTTTTTTCGGATTCGAGCCCGTTTTATCACACTCCGAGGAGCCCAGAGCCTCTAACTCCAGAAGAAGAAAGCAATCTCCGGTTAGCCCACGAAAGATTAACCAAACTTTGCATCAAATGTATAGAAGCAAATGTGCCTCTGCTAATTGATGCGGAGGATACCTCCATTCAACCGGGGATAGACTACTTATCCTACTCTGCAGCGACAGAATACCGTAAAAATGACGATGGCCCTTTAATTTTCAACACGGTTCAGGCTTATTTGAGAGATTCGAAAGAGAGATTGGTCGTAGCTAAGAAATCTGCCGATGTGATGGGAGTGTCTGTCGGGTTTAAATTGGTGAGGGGCGCATACTTATCGACTGAGAGACAATTGGCTTCTTCTTTGGGAGTCAAGTCTCCAATCCATGACACTATACAGCAAACTCATGCCTGTTACAACGATTGTGCTGCTTTTATGCTTCAAGAAATCTGCAATGGATCCGGTTCAGTCGTGCTGGCTACTCATAATGTTGAATCAG GAAAACTTGCCGCTTCTAAGGCGATCGATCTCAGACTTGAAAAGGGTAGCCAAAATCTGCAATTCGGCCAACTTTATGGAATGGCAGATGCCCTCTCTTTTGGTTTGAGAAATGCAGGTTTTAGAGTAAGCAAGTATTTGCCCTTTGGGCCTATTGAGCAGATTATGCCTTATCTGTTGAGAAGAGCTGAAGAAAACAGAGGTTTATTATCTACTTCATCTCTTGACAGACAACTTATGAG GAAGGAATTGATTCGGAGATTAACGCCTAGATTTTCTTGA
- the LOC140974407 gene encoding uncharacterized protein: MVNSEEPKRRVAFVLIDGLGDVSLPSLGYRTPLQAANVPNLDAIASAGINGLMDPVEVGLACGSDTAHLSLLGYDPRVYYRGRGAFESMGAGLAMSPGDIAFKSNFATLDEKTGVVTSRRADRHFEEEGPILCAALDGMKLPSFPQYEVRVRYATEHRCGVVVKGPKLSGNISGTDPLKDNRLLLEAQPLDDSDEAKNTAAVVNELSREISCILVAHPLNARRVAEGKNIANVVLLRGCGIRIEVPPFEKIHGLWPCMVAPTKIIAGLGLSLGIDILEAPGATGDYRTLLTSKATAIANALSAPQQLCPNVFVPGEKEHEPGRSNGYDFGFLHIKAIDDAGHDKASIFKVKGLEAVDRAIGQLAKLLWQAESSGAFQYYVCVTGDHSTPVEYGDHSFEPVPFTLCRLKDFVGAVGGESHVLETSLDPFPLPIVASGEEMVDKYQSQEKKQDRVFSGDAVLEFDELAAARGCLGRFPGSEMMGIIKAFLKL, from the exons ATGGTTAACTCAGAGGAGCCAAAGAGAAGGGTGGCTTTTGTCCTAATTGATGGATTGGGAGATGTGTCGCTGCCAAGTTTAGGCTACAGGACTCCTCTGCAAGCAGCTAATGTACCTAACTTGGACGCCATAGCTTCAGCTGGAATAAATGGTTTAATGGATCCTGTTGAAGTTGGTTTGGCTTGTGGAAGTGATACCGCACATCTATCTTTATTGGGTTATGACCCTCGTGTTTATTATCGAGGGCGAGGTGCATTTGAGTCAATGGGCGCTGGACTGGCAATGTCTCCTGGAGACATCGCATTTAAA TCAAACTTTGCTACCCTGGACGAGAAAACTGGAGTAGTTACTAGCCGGAGGGCTGATAGGCATTTTGAAGAAGAAGGACCGATTCTTTGTGCAGCGTTGGATGGAATGAAGCTTCCCTCTTTTCCTCAGTATGAAGTTAGAGTCAG GTATGCAACAGAGCATAGATGTGGGGTGGTTGTAAAAGGACCAAAATTAAGTGGAAATATATCAGGAACGGATCCATTGAAGGATAACCGCCTACTTTTAGAAGCTCAACCACTGGATGATTCTGATGAAGCAAAAAACACAGCTGCAGTTGTTAATGAGTTATCCCGGGAAATATCTTGCATTTTGGTTGCTCACCCTCTGAACGCAAGAAGGGTTGCTGAAGGAAAGAATATTGCAAATGTCGTTCTTTTACGAGGTTGTGGTATTCGAATAGAG gttcCTCCATTCGAAAAGATACATGGTTTATGGCCATGCATGGTTGCTCCGACTAAAATTATTGCTGGGTTGGGTTTATCCCTTGGTATCGATATTCTGGAAGCTCCTGGAGCCACTGGTGACTACAGAACCCTGTTAACATCCAAGGCAACTGCCATAGCCAATGCCCTCTCAGCTCCTCAGCAGTTATGCCCCAATGTTTTTGTGCCTGGTGAAAAAGAGCATGAACCTGGCCGATCTAATGGCTATGATTTTGGATTTCTTCACATTAAG GCGATAGACGATGCAGGTCATGATAAAGCGAGCATTTTCAAAGTCAAAGGATTGGAAGCTGTTGATAGAGCTATAGGCCAGCTAGCTAAGCTCCTTTGGCAAGCAGAGTCAAGTGGGGCATTCCAATACTACGTATGTGTCACCGGTGACCACTCTACGCCAGTTGAATATGGCGACCACAGCTTTGAACCAGTCCCTTTTACATTATGTCGATTGAAAGACTTTGTTGGTGCTGTGGGTGGGGAATCGCATGTCTTGGAAACTTCTCTCGACCCATTTCCACTTCCAATCGTAGCATCTGGTGAAGAGATGGTAGATAAATATCAAAGTCAAGAAAAGAAACAAGATCGAGTTTTCAGTGGTGACGCGGTGCTCGAATTTGACGAGTTGGCTGCAGCAAGAGGATGTCTCGGGAGGTTTCCTGGAAGTGAAATGATGGGGATCATTAAAGCATTTCTTAAGCTGTAA
- the LOC140972381 gene encoding uncharacterized protein: protein MDNSQNMSYQAGQAKGQAQEKGNQMMDKASNAAQSAKESMQETGQQIKAKAQGAADSVKNATGMNK, encoded by the exons ATGGATAATTCACAGAACATGAGTTACCAAGCCGGCCAGGCCAAGGGACAGGCGCAG GAAAAAGGTAACCAGATGATGGACAAGGCTAGTAACGCTGCACAATCTGCCAAGGAATCGATGCAGGAG ACTGGACAGCAGATTAAAGCTAAGGCGCAAGGTGCAGCTGATTCTGTGAAGAATGCCACTGGCATGAATAAGTGA
- the LOC140974409 gene encoding S-adenosylmethionine decarboxylase proenzyme-like: MTVPISPMGFEGYEKRLEIYFSEPGIFADPGGRGLRTLSKFQLNEILDPAQCTIVSSLKNDEVDSYVLSESSLFVYPYKIILKTCGTTKLLLSIPPILKLSGMLGLSVSSVRYSRGSFIFPGSQPFPYRSFSDEVAVLDYHFSKLGLSSKAYVMGDSDDHEKWHVYSACANGTRGLSPVYTLEMCMTNLDQKKASVFFKNQSSSASVMTEVSGIRKILRHSEICDFEFDPCGYSMNAIECGAISTIHVTPEDGFSYASFEAVGYYFNLQDLSLLLERVLACFQPAKFSVALHSSVAGEDLDSEFTLCMKGYCCGERNCKALGNGGSIMYSSFTSSRGCGSPRSILQSCWSENEDEEVEKK; the protein is encoded by the coding sequence ATGACTGTACCAATCTCCCCAATGGGATTCGAAGGTTATGAGAAGAGGCTCGAGATTTATTTTTCTGAGCCTGGTATATTTGCTGATCCTGGAGGCCGTGGCCTTCGGACTCTGTCCAAATTCCAACTAAATGAAATTTTGGATCCAGCTCAATGCACCATTGTGTCTTCACTAAAGAATGATGAAGTAGACTCCTATGTTCTATCAGAATCAAGCCTCTTTGTGTACCCTTACAAAATTATACTGAAAACCTGTGGGACTACCAAACTGCTGCTTTCTATCCCACCTATCCTTAAGCTGTCTGGTATGCTTGGTCTTTCTGTGAGTTCCGTAAGATACAGTCGTGGAAGTTTCATTTTTCCTGGCTCCCAGCCATTTCCGTACCGTAGCTTTTCTGATGAAGTTGCTGTTCTCGATTACCATTTTAGCAAACTTGGTCTGAGTAGCAAGGCCTATGTGATGGGTGATTCTGATGACCATGAGAAATGGCACGTTTATTCTGCTTGTGCCAATGGGACTAGAGGTTTGAGCCCTGTTTACACTCTAGAGATGTGCATGACGAATTTGGACCAAAAGAAGGCTTCTGTGTTTTTCAAGAACCAATCAAGCTCTGCGTCTGTTATGACTGAAGTGTCTGGAATCAGAAAAATCCTTCGGCATTCTGAGATATGTGATTTCGAATTTGATCCCTGTGGTTACTCGATGAATGCTATAGAATGCGGTGCAATCTCTACAATTCACGTCACGCCAGAAGATGGCTTCAGTTACGCGAGTTTTGAAGCAGTTGGCTACTACTTTAATCTACAAGATCTGTCTCTACTACTGGAGAGGGTGTTGGCTTGCTTCCAGCCTGCAAAGTTTTCTGTGGCTTTGCATTCTTCTGTTGCTGGAGAGGACCTTGATTCTGAGTTTACTCTATGCATGAAGGGATATTGTTGTGGAGAACGAAACTGCAAAGCACTTGGCAATGGAGGATCCATAATGTACAGCAGCTTCACTAGCTCGAGGGGCTGTGGATCACCCAGGTCGATTCTGCAATCATGTTGGAGCGAGAATGAGGATGAGGAAGTTGAGAAGAAATAA
- the LOC140974406 gene encoding uncharacterized protein, with amino-acid sequence MAQSGLLSQAVCPPFCLKGKENWLGHFSLRKKPFYLNLSSGSKFGAEALYSVNSKAIEIPKQWYNLTADLPVKPPPYLHPKTFEQVKPEDLLPLFPDELIKQEATNDRFIDIPEEVLDVYRLWRPTPLIRAKRLEKLLNTPARIYYKYEGVSPAGSHKANTAVPQVWYNAQQGVKNVVTETGAGQWGSSLAFACALFGLNCEVWQVRTSYDQKPYRKLMMETWGAKVHPSPSGLTKSGQRVLEKDPSSPGSLGIAISEAVEIAAANADTKYCLGSVLNHVLLHQTVIGEECIKQLEAFGETPDVIIGCTGGGSNFAGLVFPFIREKLSGKIDPVIRAVEPEACPSLTKGVYAYDYGDTAGMTPLMKMHTLGHDFVPDPIHAGGLRYHGMSPLVSHVYELGFMEVTSMPQTECFEGAIKFARSEGLIAAPEPAHAIAATIREALHCRDTGESKVIVMAMCGHGHFDLTSYEKYLQGSLVDLSFSEDKMQASLASIPRPVLL; translated from the exons ATGGCACAATCCGGTCTACTTTCTCAGGCTGTCTGCCCCCCATTTTGCCTCAAAG GGAAAGAGAATTGGCTGGGGCATTTTTCATTGAGGAAAAAGCCATTTTACTTGAACCTTTCATCCGGTTCCAAATTCGGAGCTGAAGCACTGTACTCGGTTAACTCCAAGGCAATCGAAATTCCGAAGCAGTGGTACAATCTAACAGCAGATTTACCAGTAAAACCACCTCCTTATCTGCATCCAAAGACTTTTGAACAGGTGAAACCCGAGGACTTGTTACCTTTATTCCCTGATGAATTAATCAAACAAGAGGCCACAAATGACCGGTTTATAGACATCCCGGAAGAAGTTTTAGACGTGTATAGGCTTTGGCGTCCAACTCCTTTGATCAG AGCCAAGAGATTGGAAAAACTACTCAATACACCTGCCAGAATCTACTACAAATACGAAGGCGTTAGCCCAGCTGGCTCGCATAAAGCAAACACAGCGGTCCCTCAAGTCTGGTATAATGCGCAGCAAGGTGTCAAGAATGTGGTTACCGAAACTGGCGCTGGACAATGGGGGAGTTCTCTTGCCTTTGCTTGTGCCTTATTTGGGCTTAATTGTGAA GTGTGGCAAGTCCGCACGTCTTATGATCAAAAACCATATCGTAAACTGATGATGGAAACTTGGGGTGCCAAGGTTCATCCTTCGCCTTCTGGCCTCACGAAATCAGGTCAGAGAGTACTTGAAAAGGATCCGTCGAGCCCTGGGAGTTTAGGAATAGCAATTTCTGAGGCAGTGGAGATTGCTGCTGCAAATGCTGACACAAAATACTGCTTAGGCAGTGTACTCAATCACGTACTTCTTCATCAAACTGTTATAGGCGAAGAGTGCATCAAACAGCTTGAGGCTTTTGGGGAGACACCGGATGTGATTATTGGTTGCACAGGGGGTGGATCAAACTTTGCAGGGCTCGTTTTTCCATTCATTCGAGAGAAGCTTAGTGGGAAGATTGATCCTGTTATCAGAGCCGTTGAACCGGAAGCCTGCCCCTCATTGACGAAAGGCGTGTATGCTTATGATTACGGTGATACAGCAGGGATGACTCCTTTGATGAAGATGCATACACTCGGGCACGATTTTGTACCCGACCCGATTCATGCTGGGGGTCTTCGGTACCATGGCATGTCTCCATTGGTTTCGCATGTGTATGAGTTGGGTTTTATGGAAGTGACATCAATGCCTCAGACTGAATGTTTCGAAG GTGCCATAAAATTTGCTAGGAGTGAGGGGTTGAtagcagcaccagaaccagctcATGCCATAGCTGCGACCATAAGAGAAGCTCTGCACTGCAGAGACACGGGCGAATCCAAAGTCATTGTCATGGCGATGTGTGGACATGGTCATTTCGATTTAACATCTTATGAGAAGTATCTGCAGGGATCTCTCGTTGATTTATCGTTTTCAGAGGACAAAATGCAAGCATCATTGGCTAGTATTCCCCGGCCAGTTCTTTTATGA